One window from the genome of Cricetulus griseus strain 17A/GY chromosome 2, alternate assembly CriGri-PICRH-1.0, whole genome shotgun sequence encodes:
- the LOC100757322 gene encoding histone H2B type 1-C/E/F/G/I → MPEPAKSAPAPKKGSKKAVTKAQKKDGKKRKCSRKESYSVYVYKVLKQVHPDTGISSKAMGIMNSFVNDIFERIVGKASLLAHYNKRSTITSREIQTAVCLLLPGELAKHGMSEGTKAVTKYTSSN, encoded by the coding sequence ATGCCTGAGCCAGCCAAGTCCGCTCCCGCCCCGAAGAAGGGCTCCAAGAAGGCCGTGACCAAGGCCCAGAAGAAGGACGGCAAGAAGCGCAAGTGCAGCCGCAAGGAGAGCTATTCAGTCTACGTGTACAAGGTGCTGAAGCAGGTTCACCCCGACACCGGCATCTCCTCCAAGGCCATGGGCATCATGAACTCGTTCGTCAATGACATCTTCGAGCGCATCGTGGGCAAGGCTTCTCTCCTGGCGCATTACAACAAGCGCTCGACCATCACGTCCCGGGAGATCCAGACGGCTGTATGCCTGCTGCTGCCCGGGGAGCTGGCCAAGCATGGGATGTCCGAGGGCACCAAAGCCGTCACCAAGTACACCAGCTCCAACTGA